The following nucleotide sequence is from Halomonas chromatireducens.
CCTGTGATGTTTTCCGAGAGCCAGGAGCATGTCTTTCTCGGCAAGGAGATGGCCCAGTCCCGTGAACACAGCGAGGCCATGGCCGGGCTGGTCGACGAGGAGGTCCAGCGTTTGCTGATGGAGTTGGAAGCCCACGGGCGCCGGCATCTCGAGCGGAACCGCGAGGCGCTGGTTGCGTTGGCGGAGGCACTCGAGAAGCGCGAAACGCTGGACGCCGACGAAATCCGTGAGGTGCTTGACGGCCTGGTGCCTGGCGGGCAGGGAGGCTAGCGAATGCTGCGTATCCTCGTTTCGCTGGCGGCGATCTATGCCATCGTGGTGGCTCTGGCCTGGTTCTTCCAGGATCGCCTGCTCTACCTGCCGCACATGGGGCGGGAGCACGTCGGAACGCCGGCGGACCGTGGCATGGCGTGGGAGCCGGTCGATCTCGAGACAGAAGATGGGCTGACGCTGGATGCTTGGTGGATACCGGCCGATGAAGCGCGCGGCAGCCTGCTGTTCTTTCACGGCAATGCCGGCAATATCTCCCATCGCCTGGATTCGATTCGCCAGTTCAACCGGCTCGGCCTGTCGGTGCTGATCGTCGACTATCGGGGCTATGGCCGCAGCGAAGGCAGTCCGTCTGAAGCCGGCACGGCCAGGGATGCCCGGGCCAGCTGGCGTTGGCTGGTCGAGGAGGCCGAGGTTCCGGCCGAGGAGATCGTACTGTTCGGGCGCTCGCTGGGGGCTGCCGTGGCGGCGGAACTGGCCGCCGGGCTGGCGCCCGACGTGAGCCCGGCTGCGGTGGTCCTGGAGTCACCCTTCCGCTCGGTACCGTCGCTGGGCCAGAGCCTGTACCCGTTCCTGCCGGTACGCTGGCTGGCAAACCTGGAATACGATACCGAGACCTATGTGACCCGGTTCACGGCTCCGCTGCTGGTGATCCACAGCCGTGAGGATGAGATCATCCCCTTCTCCCAGGGCGAGGCGGTCTTCGAGGCGGCCAATGATCCCAAGGAGCTGCTGGTGATTCGAGGAGGCCACAACACCGGGTTCCTCGACAGCGAACCCGAGTACTCCGAGGGCATCGACGCCTTCCTGGAGGAGCTGGCCGGCCTGCAACGGCATTGACGGAACTGCCTGCCAGGCCGACGTCAGCTCTGGTTCGTATCAACTGTTCGTATCAGCTGTTCGTTTGAACGTCGGCGTTATGGAACACGTTCTGAACGTCGTCCAGGTCATTGAGCGTATCGAGCAGCTTCTCGAACATGGCGACGTCGTCGCCTTCGACCGGCGTGGTGGTCTGGGGCACGAACTGGATCTCGTCGATCTCGAAGTCGAGCTCACCAAAGGCGTCGAGCAGGGCCTGCTTGGCCTTGGCATATTCGGTATGCGGTGCAAAGACGGTGATGTGGCCATCCTCGCTTTCGATGTCGGTGACGTCCACGTCGGCTTCCATCAGCGCCTCGAGGGTGGCTTCCTCGTCGTCGCCGCTGAAGGCGAGAATCGCGCAGTGGTCGAACATGTGGCTGACGGTGCCGGGGGTGCCGAGCTTGCTCTTGGCCTTGTTGAAACAGGCTCGGACGTCACCGAAGGTGCGGTTCGGGTTGTCGGTCAGGCACTCGACGATGACCATGCAGTTGCCCGGCCCGAAACCCTCATAGCGTGCCGGCGAGAAGTCCTCGCCGCCCACGCCGCTGGCCTTGTCCAGCGCCTTGTCGATCACGTGCGACGGCACCTGGTCCTTCTTGGCGCGTTCGAGAAGCCCGCGCAGGCTCAGGTTGGCGGAAGGGTCGACGCCCCCGGCCTTGGCGACCACGTAGATCTCACGCCCGTATTTACTGTACACCTTGGTCTTGGCGGCGGCCGTCTTGGCCATGGATTCCTTGCGGTTCTGAAAGGCCCTGCCCATAACGTTGTCCTGTTGCGTCTGACATGAAGCGGAATTCTACGAAACCGTTCCGGCAGGGAACAGTGTTATTTCTTGGGGAAGCGGGGTGGCATGACGCGAGTCATGGCTACACTGTCGGGGTGAGTTGCATCCTACTCTGCCTGGAGCCCACCTCTCATGGACCATCATCAGTACCGTCATGCCCTGGCGGCCCACCTGCAGGCTGCCGAACTGGCCTTCCCCGAAGCCGAGTACGATGCGCGACAGGGGCGGGTCCGCGCCGCGATGGCGGACAGCGAACTGGATGCCCTGCTGGTCACCGATCCTGCCGACATCTACTACCTCACCGGATACAACACCTTCGAGGTATCGGTGCATACCTGCCTGGTATTTTCGGGGGATCGCCTGGTGTTGCAGGTGCCCTCCATCGAGACCGGCCCGGCGGTGGTCACGGCCCGGGTCGACGAGCTGCTGGGCTATCGCTGGGAGGGTATCGAGGAGGTGCTCGAGCCCTTGGCAGAGACGCTATCGGGCTTTGCGGCCATCGGCCTGGATCCCTTCAGCCCCACCCTGCGCCACGGCATCATCGGTCCCTTGCAGCAGCGCCTGGGGGCCGAGCGATTTCAGGCCGGGGGTGGTGAGCTGCTGGATCGCATCCGCATCGTCAAGAGTGAGGCGGAGCTGGCCTGTCTGCGCGATAGTGCGCGGATCACCTCGCGGGGGCTGGCTGCCGCCATCGAGGTCATTGCACCGGGCATGACCGACAACGATGTTGCGGCGGAAGGCGCCCGTGCGCTGCTGGCGGCGGGTAGTGAATTCATGAGCATGCAGCCCATCGTCACCACCGGGCGGCGTATCAGCGTGATCCACATGAACCACCAGCGTCACCGGATCGAGCCGGATGAGCCGGTATTTCTTGAGTTCGGTGCTTCTTTCCGTCGTTACACGGCGCCGATGATGCGAACTGCGGTGGCAGGGCGTGCCAGCGGGGAGATGCAGGCCATGCGCGATGTCTGCCGCGCACTGTTCGAGGCACTGAGCGCGGCCATGCGGCCGGGCAACACCTTCGACGATGCCGCGCGGGCCGCGGAGTCGGTGCTGGCACCCCAGGTTGACCGGGTGTTTTTCTCGGGTGTCTTCGGCTATGCCGTGGGAGCACAGTTCCCGCCCAGCTGGGTCGAAGGCAGCGGCTATATCGCCCGTGGCCAGCAGCGAAAGTTCGAGGCAGGCATGGTCTTCCACCTGCCGCTCTGTCTGCGGGTGCCGGGGGAGTGGGGCATCGGTATCAGCGATACCGTTCAGGTGACGCCCACTGGGGGCGTGCCGATCACCGATAACGATTGGCAGCTCAAGGAGCGTTCGGGGAGCTGAGGCAATTGCGTGCAAGGCGAAGGTCCATTCATCTTTCTGACCGGCAGGCCTGGCCATGGGCATGACGCTGGTCCTGGTCGTGGTGACGACGACGGTGAGCGTGCTGGCCTGGATGTGGCCGCGACTATTCGATGCGCTGATCTATTGGCCGCCGGGTGTGTCCCGCGGCCAATGGTGGCGACTGCTTGGCCATGGCTTCATCCACGCCGACAGTACGCACTTGCTCTTCAACATGATCACTCTCTATTTCTTCGGCACCGTGATGGAGCTGGTACTCACCCCGCACATCGGTTCGGCGGGCTTCATCCTGTTCTATCTCTCCGGACTATTGGTGGCAATCCTGCCGACCCATCTGCGCCATCGGCACGACACACGTTTTTACAGCCTGGGGGCGTCGGGGGCGGTATCGGCAATGCTGTTCGCCTATATCCTGCTGCGGCCCTGGTCGCTGCTGTTCGTCTTCTTCGTGCCGGTGCCGGCGATCGCTTTTGCCGTCCTCTATGTCCTCTATTCGTTTCGCGCCCAGCGGCGCGGTGGCGACAATATCAATCACAGCGCCCACCTCTGGGGTGGTGGCTGGGGCGTCGCCTTCATGCTCCTCCTGATGGGGCTCACGGAGATGGAGAGCGTGGCGTGAACCGCCTTGTCGGGCGTTAGTCGGTCTTGCCAATCTCCGGCACTGTTCGCCACTGTCCAATCGAGTGATCTGGCTATACTGGGCAGTAAGGCTAGGGAGAGTTCTTTCCTGTGCCCGGTTGCGGCGCCAGAAGGTGCTGCTCACGTTTCAGCCCCAGGAGGGTGTCATGACACTGACTGTTACCGCCGATTACAGGGACTTGATGAAGGCCACCAATGCTTACGACGAGCTGGTATCCGAGGGCTATCCGCGCGAGAAGCTCTATTTCGACAGGGAGACGCACCAGGTCAAGGTCATCGTGCCCGATACCACCCGGCCTGAAGCGGAGGAGATCCTGAGGCGGCATGAGCCTGTTGAGCTCTGGGCGCGCCCCTTTGAAGAGGGTTAGGAGCCTGCCGAACGGCCAAATCCGACAGGCTCCTGGTACCGCGCTTGGTCGGTCAGGCGGGATGATGTTTCGCTACGGATGACATGGCCCGATCGTCCAGCTCGTTGGCGCGCCGAAACGCTTCGCGGTCACTGACCCGCGCCCAGTAGTCGACGAAGGCGGGGCATGACTCCAGGCTGCCGAACTGCAGGCCCCAGCCGATATGTGAGCCGAGGTAGACATCGGCTGCCGAGAAGTGTGCGCCGGCGATGTATTCACTGACGCTGACCGCCTGTTCCAACGTTTCTAGCACCGCTTCGATGCTGCCGTACCCGACCCGAGCCTGCTGTTCGGTATTGGGCTCCATGCCGAGGTCCCGATCGGTCGTGGCAGCTTCCAGCGGCCCGGCCGCGAAGAATAGCCAACGATAATAGGCTCCACGTGCGGTAAGCGGTGGGGCGAGGTCGGCCTCGGGGAAGGCATCCGCTAGGTAGGCGCAGATAGCCGCGCATTCGGTCACGATAGTCGTGCCGTGGCGAATCGCCGGTACCTTGCCCATCGGGTTGATGGCCAGGTAGTCGGGCGACTTCATGGCGGGGCCGTAGTCGATGAGTTCAGTGCGATAGGGCGCGCCGACTTCTTCCAGTATCCAGCGAGCGATACGACCGCGGGACATGGGGTTGGTATAGAGTACGAGGGAATCATGCATGACGGAACTCTCCATGTATTGCCCATGAAGATAGCAGGTCCACGGAGCAGTGTTATCGGACTGTTAAACGGTACCGGAACGGGATGAAAGCCAACCGCTGATCAATCAAGGATCAATCGGGGTCCAGCAGGCGGGGGCCGGTTCCTTCATCGGCCAGTTCGTCCTGCGGATTACGCAGCGGGCAGTCGTTCATCGAAAGGCAACCACAGCCGATACAGTGATCGAGCTGGTCACGCAGCCGGGTCAGCCGGGCAATACGATCGTCGAGTGCATGTCGCCAGCGTGCGGAAAGGCGCTGCCAGTCGGCGGCGGTGGGGGCCCGGGATGCGGGAAGCGTCTCGAAGGCCTGGCGTATCTCGGCCAACGAGATACCGGTGCGCTGAGCGACCTTGATGATGGCCACCCGCCGAAGCACATCGCGGCTGAATCGCCGTTGGTTGCCGGCGTTGCGGCGACTGCTGATCAGGCCCTTGCCCTCATAGAAGTGGATGGCCGAGACCGCCAGACCGCTGCGCTCAGCCACCTCACCAACGCTGAGCTCCCGGTGCAGGTGTGACTGCATTGCTGTATCTCCGGTCATTGCCTGGCTGCTGTTGTAACGATTGTATTGACGATAGCTTTAACGACTAATTGTTCTTGCGATTGTATTTGAAATGGTTATGGCGACTGGTTCGGCCACTGGAATGATCATTGCTCAAGCGGCCGTATCCTTCATTGTTTTAACGTGCGGGGCTGAGGTTGGCAAGGAACACTCCAGACGTTGCAACAAGTGCTTGTGAAGCAAAGTATTCTTGGTATCAGGTTTCGTGATGGATTCCATGACGATTATTGATTTCCCATGTGGCGGGGCGGCCTCTACTTTGAATTTTCTTCAAACGGCTGTGTTGTTTCCAAATTCTTTATCTTGACCTCTACTTAGCTTGAGGTTTTAACCTGCAGGCTACACCCGGGTTGAGCTCAGCGCTCGGCCCGCTGATTTTCCGCTGATGGATAATGTCATGTTCCGTTTCTTTGAAACCCTGGTGAACCCTTACCCGGCGGGTAAGCCCGAGACGCCTCCGAGGGGGCTCCTGCCCTTCATCCTGCATTTTTCGCGGCCAGTGCTGCCGTTGCTGATCCTGATGTCGCTGCTCACGGCACTGGTGTCGGCCGCCGAGGTGCTCTTTTTCAGCTATCTCGGCGAGCTGGTGGATTGGCTGTCGGGTGCCGAGCGTGAGGGGTTCTTCGCCGAACACGGTTGGCGCCTGGGAGCCATGGCGGCAATAGTGGTGATCGGGTTGCCGCTGCTGGTATTGATGCAGTCCCTGCTGACCCATCAGGCGATCTTCGGCAACTATCCGATGATCGGTCGCTGGCTTGCGCATCGCCACATGCTCGGTCAAAGCATGGCGTTCTACCAGGATGAGTTTGCCGGGCGCGTCTCGCAAAAGGTGATGCAGACGGCGCTCGCCATCCGCGAGACGGTAATGAAGCTGTTGGGCCTGCTGGTCTATGTAGTCGTCTACTTCGGCGGCGCGATGCTGCTCATGGGCATTGCCGAGCCCTGGCTGATGCTGCCCCTGGTGGCCTGGCTGGCCGGATACATCGCGATCATGTGGATATTCGTGCCGAGGCTGCGCCGGGTCTCCATGGAGCAGGCCGATGCCCGCGCCCGCATGACCGGCCGTATCGTCGACAGCTACAGCAATATCCAGACCATCAAGCTGTTCGCTGATACCCGGCGGGAGCAGGCCTATGCCCGCGATGCCATGGAAGGCTTCATGGTCACGGTGCATCGCCAGATGCGCCTGGCAACGCTGCTGTCGGTGTGCCTGACGCTGCTCAACTCGCTGTTGCTGACGAGCGTCGTGGCCATGGCCATCGGTGCCTGGTACTTCCAGGCCATTTCACTGGGTGCCATCGCCGTGGCCATCGCCCTGGTGATGCGCATCCGCTTCATGTCCGACTGGATCCTGTGGGAGGTGGCGGGACTGTTCGAGAATATCGGTACGGTGCAGGACGGCATCAACACCATCGCCCGGGAGCCGGCGGTGAAGGACCTCCCCGGTGCCGCCACCCTTACCGTGCCGCGCGGGGAGATCCACTTCGATGCGCTGCAGTTCGGCTATGAGCGTCCCGATGGTGAAGGCATTCGGGTCTTTGATGGCATGAGCCTGACCATCGCTCCCGGTGAGCGAGTTGGCGTCATTGGCCGCTCCGGGGCGGGCAAGTCGACCCTGGCCAATCTGCTGCTTCGCTTCTACGACCTGGAGGGCGGACGCATCGTGATCGACGGTCAAAACATCGCCGAAGTCACCCAGGAGTCGCTGCGACGCCAGATCGGGATGGTCACCCAGGACACCTCGCTGCTGCACCGCTCGGTGCGAGACAACATTCGTTACGGAAGCCCCCATGCCACAGAGGCGGAGGTCGAGGAGGCGGTGCGTCGTGCCCATGCCGATAGCTTCATCAACGACCTGGTGGATCTCAAGGGGCGTCGCGGCCTGGACGCACATGTGGGAGAGCGCGGCGTCAAGCTTTCCGGTGGCCAACGCCAGCGTATCGCCATCGCCCGAGTGCTGCTCAAGAATGCGCCGATCCTGGTGCTCGATGAAGCCACGTCGGCGCTCGACTCAGAGGTCGAAGCGGCGATCCAGGAGCAGCTCTACACCCTGATGGAGGGCAAGACGGTGATCGCTATTGCACACCGGCTGTCGACCATCGCCATGCTCGATCGACTCGTGGTAATCGACGAGGGTCGAATCGTCGAGAGTGGGAGTCATCAGGAACTGCTGGCCCGCGATGGGCTCTACGCCGCGCTCTGGCGTCGCCAGTCCGGCGGTTTTCTGGGGCTGGACATTGACGCTGAGGCAGAGCAACACCACGGCAGGCCGCTGGGTGTGGAAACCTGAAGCAGCACAACGGAAGGAGGGGAAGCATGAAAGTCGTGGAAAGAGAGGTCATCAATCCGCGTGGTGTGCCGAATACGCTGCAGTACGGTTTCAGCCAGGCCGTCATGGTCAAGGGAAACTATCGCGTCCATCTCTCGGGACAGGTTGGCGTCGATGCCCATGAATGTCTGGTCGGCACCGATCTCGAAGGTCAGACCTTTGCCGCGCTGGACAACATTGCGGCGATTCTAGGCGCCTTGGGCGGCGAACTCTCGGACGTGGTGATGATGCGGATCTATATCGCCGAGCCCGCCCGCTATGACCAGGAGGGCGTGATGCGGGCGCTGCTTGCGCGCTTCCCCAAGTCGCCGCCGGCGACGTCCTGGATGATCGTGAGCGGCCTCTCAGAGCCGGAGTGGCTGATCGAGATCGAGGCTGAAGCGGTGCTTCCGGAATAGGTCATGAACAGGGACCCGTCATGTCACCGGTGAGGGAGCGTTTAAGGAGGCGGCCGAAGGAGCCGGTAGCGTCGGTCTGTCGTGCTTTGCCGTGGTTGACGGGATGCTATCTTCGTGAAACGTGAACTCGTTGATGGAGGCCATGAGCGACGTTGCCACTTGTGCCAGGTGTTCGGCCAGTCGATGGGCGTCTTCCAGTGAGTGTGCCGAGCGCTGGATCGAAGACTGCATCTCGCCGACGCTGGCGTCGAGGTCCTCAATGCCAAGGTGTTGCTGGGAGGTGGCATGGTCGATTTCGGCGAGGCGTGAGGCCACCTCCTGGAACGTTTTCATGACTTGTTGCATGGTCTGGTCGACATCCTGGGTCTGTTGTACGCCGCTGCGTACGCCCGTTTCAGTCTGTTGTACGCGCTCGCGGATCCTGCCGGCGGTTTCGCTGGTTCGTTGCGCCAGCGTGCGAACCTCGCTTGCCACCACGGCAAAACCACGGTCGTGCTCGCCGGCCCGCGCAGCCTCTACGGAGGCATTCAGCGTCAGCAGGTTGGTCTGAAAGGTAATATTGTCGATCTCGCCCAGCAGGCTGGCAATGTTCCTGGCGTTCTCCTCCAGCAGTTGCATTGCGTCGCGCAGTGAGGCGGCCTTTGCCCCACCGCTCTTGGCGGCGAGTTCGGCCTCGGTGGCCAGCTGTCTGGTCTGGGAGGTTTTCTCGGCACTCTCCCGGGTCGTTGCTGCCAGTTCTGTGGCTGCAGCGGAAACGCGCTCCACCTGGGCCGTATTGTGCCTTGCCTGGCTGCGCACGCTGTCGTGCGCCTTGAACAATCCGTCACCCAGCGCATTGACTTGCTTTGCCGCCTCACGCGCAGCGCCTAGGGTGCCGGTCAGCTTCTGCTGCATGTTGCTGATGGAAGCAATGGCGGGCCGCGTCAGCTGTGCGCTGGAAAGCGACATGTCCAGTCGTCCTTCGCTGGCGGTTTCGGCAAATTCGCAGACCGTGAGGCTATCGTCCACCATGTGACGCAGCTCACGGGCCAGAAAGCCAAGTACCACGACCTGTGCCACCACCGCGCCGGCGTGCATCAGCAGAGAGGCAATCAGGCTGGCTTTTTCCCCGTGGCTGCCAACGCTCTGGTATAGGTGGACATGCCCCCCATATTGCAGCCAGGTGAAGAGCGCATGATGTACGGCGATGACCAGGCCACCGAAAGCAATGACTCGCCAGTCGCTATAGAGGATGAGCACCGCCAGCATGATGAAGATGCTGAAGTGCGCCTCGATCATGCCGCCACTCTGTTCGATCAGTACTATCGACAGGCCCATGAACAGGGCTGCCTTGATAAAGCCATTGACGATATGACCGGGCAGCTTCCATTGCACCAGGGCGGCCAGCGGGAAGGCGGTCACTGCAAATATCACCGTAAGGCCCAGCGTGCCGGTGGCAAGCCCGACGCCCAGGCAGAGTAACAGGTGGGCGAAGGCGGGCAGCCACATCAACTGATCGGTGCGTTAATGATAGCGCTGGATGGTAAAGGCTGGCTGAGACATCGGGATCCCTCTGGCGGTGCGAGTCAGCATTAGCGATTCATTGTATATTGATTCTTTGATGTATAGGATCCGTACAATGATGCGTTAATTTTCCTATCGGCCGGGATGAGGCCAACTTTAGCACTGGCCGGCATGCAGCGCATCGCCGAGGTCGATGGTTCGGGCGTCTCACAGCTGCCAGATATCGGGATGCCCCGCCTTGAGCACGCCCTGCTCGTCCCAGTCGTCCCAGCCGGCGAAGGAGATCGGCGCCTCATTGCCGAGTCCTTCCAGCCGTTGCGCCCAGGCCGCCTTCTCGGCCTCCAGGCGCTGGCGGAATGTCTCCTCCGCTTCGTAGCTCAACCCGCCGCCCTGAACGCCGTAGGTGACCTGGGGCGGCAGCACGCTGACGCCGAGGTAGTAGAGCGAATAGTGGACCGGCCACAGCAGCGCCACGATATGGCCGCTGCGACCGTGCCGGGTGAAGGTAGGCGCCGGGGCGCCGGTGGTCACCGAGAGCATCACCCGCTTCTCCGGAAAGCGCCCGCGGTCGTAGCGTATCCGGCCGGAGTAGAGCCCGCCGTAGACGAACACCCGGTCGAACCAGCCCTTGAGCATTGCCGGCTGGGCGTGCCACCACAGCGGGAGCTGCAGGATCACCAGGTCGGCGCGCTCGAGCCGCTCGATCTCGCGCTGCACGTCGGCGGGCAGGGTGCCGCCCTCGAAGGCGTGGCGCTGCTCGGTGAGCGGCAGGAAGGTGCCGGATTCGCCGCGCTCGGCGAAGTGCGCTGGCCCCTCCACCGGGTCGAAGCCTTCGGCGTAGAGGTCCGAGACCTCGACGCTATAACCCTGGCGCTGCAAGGTTTCGACGGCAACGTCCTTCAGGGCGCCATTGAAGGAGTGGGGCTCGGGGTGGCAGAACACGATCAGGGCATGTGGGTGGGGACTACTCATTACAGGGCTCCGGTTCGTTGGCTACGGTGCATGCCCTCAGGCTATGCTGTACGAAAACGAACTGAAATTACCCAGAAATGACAATGAACCTTGCATGAATAAACAAGCTTTGCACTGGGACGACCTGCGCGTGGTACAGGCCATTTCCGAGGCGGGTACGCTCTCGGGCGCCGGACGGCGACTGGGGGCCAGCCACGCCACGGTGTTCCGGCGGCTGAATGCCATCGAGCGGCGCCTGGGCGTGGCGCTGTTCGAGCGCTCGCGCACGGGCTATGCAGCCACGGCGGCGGGGGAGGACCTGGCGGCTACTGCCGCCCGTGTAGCGGCCGAAGTGCATGGCGCCGAGCGGCGCGTGGCGGGGCGCGACCTGCGCCTCTCCGGCGCCATCCGAGTGACCACTACAGACACGCTGCTGATGGGGTTGCTGTCGCCGATCTTCGCCGACTTCCAGCGTGCTCATCCCGAGATTGTCCTCGAGGTGGCGGTTTCCAACCAGCTGTTCAATCTCTCCCAGCGGGATGCCGACGTGGCGGTGCGGCCCTCGTTGTCGCCGCCCGAGCACCTGGTGGGGCGGCGGGTCGGCTCCATTGCCCAGGCGGTCTATGCCTGCGCCGATAAC
It contains:
- a CDS encoding glutathione S-transferase family protein, coding for MHDSLVLYTNPMSRGRIARWILEEVGAPYRTELIDYGPAMKSPDYLAINPMGKVPAIRHGTTIVTECAAICAYLADAFPEADLAPPLTARGAYYRWLFFAAGPLEAATTDRDLGMEPNTEQQARVGYGSIEAVLETLEQAVSVSEYIAGAHFSAADVYLGSHIGWGLQFGSLESCPAFVDYWARVSDREAFRRANELDDRAMSSVAKHHPA
- a CDS encoding methyl-accepting chemotaxis protein — protein: MWLPAFAHLLLCLGVGLATGTLGLTVIFAVTAFPLAALVQWKLPGHIVNGFIKAALFMGLSIVLIEQSGGMIEAHFSIFIMLAVLILYSDWRVIAFGGLVIAVHHALFTWLQYGGHVHLYQSVGSHGEKASLIASLLMHAGAVVAQVVVLGFLARELRHMVDDSLTVCEFAETASEGRLDMSLSSAQLTRPAIASISNMQQKLTGTLGAAREAAKQVNALGDGLFKAHDSVRSQARHNTAQVERVSAAATELAATTRESAEKTSQTRQLATEAELAAKSGGAKAASLRDAMQLLEENARNIASLLGEIDNITFQTNLLTLNASVEAARAGEHDRGFAVVASEVRTLAQRTSETAGRIRERVQQTETGVRSGVQQTQDVDQTMQQVMKTFQEVASRLAEIDHATSQQHLGIEDLDASVGEMQSSIQRSAHSLEDAHRLAEHLAQVATSLMASINEFTFHEDSIPSTTAKHDRPTLPAPSAASLNAPSPVT
- the soxR gene encoding redox-sensitive transcriptional activator SoxR, which produces MQSHLHRELSVGEVAERSGLAVSAIHFYEGKGLISSRRNAGNQRRFSRDVLRRVAIIKVAQRTGISLAEIRQAFETLPASRAPTAADWQRLSARWRHALDDRIARLTRLRDQLDHCIGCGCLSMNDCPLRNPQDELADEGTGPRLLDPD
- a CDS encoding YebC/PmpR family DNA-binding transcriptional regulator, translating into MGRAFQNRKESMAKTAAAKTKVYSKYGREIYVVAKAGGVDPSANLSLRGLLERAKKDQVPSHVIDKALDKASGVGGEDFSPARYEGFGPGNCMVIVECLTDNPNRTFGDVRACFNKAKSKLGTPGTVSHMFDHCAILAFSGDDEEATLEALMEADVDVTDIESEDGHITVFAPHTEYAKAKQALLDAFGELDFEIDEIQFVPQTTTPVEGDDVAMFEKLLDTLNDLDDVQNVFHNADVQTNS
- a CDS encoding RidA family protein; amino-acid sequence: MKVVEREVINPRGVPNTLQYGFSQAVMVKGNYRVHLSGQVGVDAHECLVGTDLEGQTFAALDNIAAILGALGGELSDVVMMRIYIAEPARYDQEGVMRALLARFPKSPPATSWMIVSGLSEPEWLIEIEAEAVLPE
- a CDS encoding M24 family metallopeptidase → MDHHQYRHALAAHLQAAELAFPEAEYDARQGRVRAAMADSELDALLVTDPADIYYLTGYNTFEVSVHTCLVFSGDRLVLQVPSIETGPAVVTARVDELLGYRWEGIEEVLEPLAETLSGFAAIGLDPFSPTLRHGIIGPLQQRLGAERFQAGGGELLDRIRIVKSEAELACLRDSARITSRGLAAAIEVIAPGMTDNDVAAEGARALLAAGSEFMSMQPIVTTGRRISVIHMNHQRHRIEPDEPVFLEFGASFRRYTAPMMRTAVAGRASGEMQAMRDVCRALFEALSAAMRPGNTFDDAARAAESVLAPQVDRVFFSGVFGYAVGAQFPPSWVEGSGYIARGQQRKFEAGMVFHLPLCLRVPGEWGIGISDTVQVTPTGGVPITDNDWQLKERSGS
- a CDS encoding LysR family transcriptional regulator, whose protein sequence is MNKQALHWDDLRVVQAISEAGTLSGAGRRLGASHATVFRRLNAIERRLGVALFERSRTGYAATAAGEDLAATAARVAAEVHGAERRVAGRDLRLSGAIRVTTTDTLLMGLLSPIFADFQRAHPEIVLEVAVSNQLFNLSQRDADVAVRPSLSPPEHLVGRRVGSIAQAVYACADNHSDAWVGPDRHLGYAALDAWMVNNGADERCRYRVDTMFGMLAAARDGLGRAVLPCYLADAEPALMRLGEPIPELATDLWLLTHPDLRRVARIRAFMAFLAEAIGARESRLTG
- a CDS encoding rhomboid family intramembrane serine protease, with the protein product MGMTLVLVVVTTTVSVLAWMWPRLFDALIYWPPGVSRGQWWRLLGHGFIHADSTHLLFNMITLYFFGTVMELVLTPHIGSAGFILFYLSGLLVAILPTHLRHRHDTRFYSLGASGAVSAMLFAYILLRPWSLLFVFFVPVPAIAFAVLYVLYSFRAQRRGGDNINHSAHLWGGGWGVAFMLLLMGLTEMESVA
- a CDS encoding alpha/beta hydrolase, with product MLRILVSLAAIYAIVVALAWFFQDRLLYLPHMGREHVGTPADRGMAWEPVDLETEDGLTLDAWWIPADEARGSLLFFHGNAGNISHRLDSIRQFNRLGLSVLIVDYRGYGRSEGSPSEAGTARDARASWRWLVEEAEVPAEEIVLFGRSLGAAVAAELAAGLAPDVSPAAVVLESPFRSVPSLGQSLYPFLPVRWLANLEYDTETYVTRFTAPLLVIHSREDEIIPFSQGEAVFEAANDPKELLVIRGGHNTGFLDSEPEYSEGIDAFLEELAGLQRH
- a CDS encoding ABC transporter ATP-binding protein codes for the protein MFRFFETLVNPYPAGKPETPPRGLLPFILHFSRPVLPLLILMSLLTALVSAAEVLFFSYLGELVDWLSGAEREGFFAEHGWRLGAMAAIVVIGLPLLVLMQSLLTHQAIFGNYPMIGRWLAHRHMLGQSMAFYQDEFAGRVSQKVMQTALAIRETVMKLLGLLVYVVVYFGGAMLLMGIAEPWLMLPLVAWLAGYIAIMWIFVPRLRRVSMEQADARARMTGRIVDSYSNIQTIKLFADTRREQAYARDAMEGFMVTVHRQMRLATLLSVCLTLLNSLLLTSVVAMAIGAWYFQAISLGAIAVAIALVMRIRFMSDWILWEVAGLFENIGTVQDGINTIAREPAVKDLPGAATLTVPRGEIHFDALQFGYERPDGEGIRVFDGMSLTIAPGERVGVIGRSGAGKSTLANLLLRFYDLEGGRIVIDGQNIAEVTQESLRRQIGMVTQDTSLLHRSVRDNIRYGSPHATEAEVEEAVRRAHADSFINDLVDLKGRRGLDAHVGERGVKLSGGQRQRIAIARVLLKNAPILVLDEATSALDSEVEAAIQEQLYTLMEGKTVIAIAHRLSTIAMLDRLVVIDEGRIVESGSHQELLARDGLYAALWRRQSGGFLGLDIDAEAEQHHGRPLGVET
- a CDS encoding NAD(P)H-dependent oxidoreductase, which translates into the protein MSSPHPHALIVFCHPEPHSFNGALKDVAVETLQRQGYSVEVSDLYAEGFDPVEGPAHFAERGESGTFLPLTEQRHAFEGGTLPADVQREIERLERADLVILQLPLWWHAQPAMLKGWFDRVFVYGGLYSGRIRYDRGRFPEKRVMLSVTTGAPAPTFTRHGRSGHIVALLWPVHYSLYYLGVSVLPPQVTYGVQGGGLSYEAEETFRQRLEAEKAAWAQRLEGLGNEAPISFAGWDDWDEQGVLKAGHPDIWQL